CACGCGCCGCGCCAGTTCGGCGGCTTCCGGCGGCTCCGGGGCAAACGCGCCCTGCTCAGATACCGCCCCGTGCTCTGACACCCTCCGCCTGAGCGTCCGGGGGACCGGGCCACCGGGGCGGGTAGCATGGGCCACATGCCCCCCGAACAGCCCGACCTGCGGGCCATGATCGACGACCTGCGCGCCCTGGTGGAGATCGAGTCGCCCTCCACCGACGCGGACGCCGTGAGCCGCGTCCAGGACGTGGTGGAGGTCCGCGCCCGCGAACTGGGTGCCGTCACCCACGCCCTGCCCGGCGGCACGCGCCAGTTCTCCCTCGGCGAGGGGGGGGAGGCTCGGCCCATCCTCGTCCTCACGCACGCCGATACCGTGTGGCCGCACGGTACGCTCGAACAGATGCTCTTCCGGGTGGAGGGCGAGCGCCTGTACGGCCCCGGCACCTACGACATGAAGGCGGGGATCGTGGGCCTGCTCCACGCTCTGCGCTCCCTCGGTGGGGCGTGGCCTGCGGGCGGCGTGCGCGTCCTCCTCACCCCCGACGAGGAGGTGGGCAGCCTGGAGAGCCGTCTCCAGATCGAGGCGGCGGCGAGGGAGGCTCGCGCCGTCTTTGTGGTCGAGCCGCCCGTGGCCGACAGCCACGCCCTCAAGATCGGGCGCAAGGGGGTGGGGGGCTTCACCCTCACCTTCCACGGGGTCGCCAGCCACGCGGGCAACAAGCCGGGGGAGGGGGCGAGCGCGATCACC
This genomic window from Deinococcus sp. YIM 134068 contains:
- a CDS encoding M20 family metallopeptidase, with the translated sequence MPPEQPDLRAMIDDLRALVEIESPSTDADAVSRVQDVVEVRARELGAVTHALPGGTRQFSLGEGGEARPILVLTHADTVWPHGTLEQMLFRVEGERLYGPGTYDMKAGIVGLLHALRSLGGAWPAGGVRVLLTPDEEVGSLESRLQIEAAAREARAVFVVEPPVADSHALKIGRKGVGGFTLTFHGVASHAGNKPGEGASAITEAARAVLEVQALARPEEGTTVSVGRFRGGSAVNVIPAEATVEIDLRASTVAEGERVTRAVQALTPADPRVRVTVTGGLNRPPFEPGPGTQALFRQAQTIARDLGFTVGGEVVGGGSDGNFTAPLCPTLDGLGAPGDGAHAAHEHVRLDRWPDHVRLLARLLREV